A window of Lytechinus pictus isolate F3 Inbred chromosome 7, Lp3.0, whole genome shotgun sequence contains these coding sequences:
- the LOC129264824 gene encoding uncharacterized protein LOC129264824 isoform X2 → MPSAITDWLDDQDDVSVYDVEIDKSYSSSKSSDKMSTSRMEGLRVPSPAFVRADAESHVNLEEQIIELHCLVQEMKEGFVLAMQELSRIQNGDRLLQETLEMHKSDSDARVEQLTKMVETLQSDLGKAVDDVSKNSETTADLKRQMDELREQQNDIKNKMAEKTDRANVPNSQSQSRSNRSSQSDESGFHRDVFDDPNDSVPPMLQPFIDSLPEAGEKTVDPEHSDSDDSTIQAADQMMKLSRKFAQEYHRHRARLASPSTDNLLFNRNLGQNEQNSERTIRSSDSDKSKRRRVVDSLVSSERIYVSNLRFIQECIIQPLVIESIVPLNDINVMFPPCFGELYHEHSAFLDALETRLSDWKWKGIVGDVLARLSGGDESNLLKIYTLYVKMFRDGLSMLANHLGTSQNFYQFIEKQLDENGKGKIDPITYLMAPLQRISYYVHSMKRLLKYTAKNHPDHFHVESCLKQLNGFVNEINRLTSQNLPSPTTREPQRERRNSKASFSSMSSMETNLRDSGVHSMEGEKGMANISPTEIKDIWATRQSSSKMRPKGRRKSVTSEAINLAEHNDRGGPVTMSFPPSHANRESSSYNGVHLSGNAHLVTQYPENSVVPVPGMLGKGINASNFQGHDNRQPGDVIDTTRKRRKDRARRMSLSRMQSFGVYGEEEDTDLEHMGYVPSTPANAMPRTLKQNGNSRMRQHRKSIDGMVVGLGHHRISDSLLAAHHALLEGHSNLKRMQYRSSDNVPSVAMESDPHFISLADLRRHQFSERMDEPRPLPQHLRTGTQNRLYARRKSIDVGALQAHIIREEQLSELQRPRSRKTSHSPRSHSPKAPSPTRRTAVPSRSHHRGETQEKNPNGLSEREADAITQQVFVRTCNVPEEDSKDPRQKKQGHFKLKNIFKRRGPGSRVMELTDNNNKPSSNNNYLNPEPEERRRTPSPRPSNRTKNTPQYSKPIDLESYVDEDGEPCSAV, encoded by the exons CTTCACTGTCTGGTCCAAGAGATGAAAGAAGGCTTCGTATTGGCAATGCAAGAGCTCTCGAGGATTCAAAATGGCGATCGGTTACTTCAAGAAACATTGGAGATGCACAAGTCGGACAGCGATGCTAGGGTTGAACAACTCACCAAAATGGTAGAAACACTGCag aGTGACTTAGGGAAAGCGGTTGATGACGTCAGCAAGAACAGCGAGACGACGGCGGATCTAAAAAGACAGATGGACGAGCTTCGAGAACAGCAAAATGACATCAAAAATAAGATGGCGGAGAAGACGGATCGAGCAAATGTTCC AAATTCTCAATCTCAATCCCGCTCAAATCGATCGTCTCAATCCGATGAGAGTGGTTTTCATCGAGACGTATTTGACGACCCTAATGACTCTGTTCCTCCTATGCTACAACCGTTCATCGATTCACTCCCAGAGGCTGGTGAAAAGACAG TTGATCCGGAACATTCGGATTCCGATGACTCAACGATCCAAGCAGCGGATCAGATGATGAAACTAAGCCGAAAATTTGCCCAGGAATACCATCGTCATAGAGCTAGACTAGCAAGCCCATCCACTGACAACTTATTATTCAACCGAAAC TTAGGGCAGAATGAACAGAACTCGGAGAGAACCATAAGGAGTAGCGACAGCGATAAAA GTAAACGTCGTCGTGTAGTAGACTCGTTGGTTTCTTCAGAGCGGATTTATGTTTCTAATCTTCGATTCATTCAGGAATGCATCATCCAACCTCTTGTTATCGAATCTATTGTTCCTCTCAACGATATCAA cgtGATGTTCCCGCCATGTTTTGGAGAGTTATATCATGAGCATTCGGCCTTTCTTGATGCTTTAGAAACGAGACTGAGTGATTGGAAGTGGAAAGGCATTGTGGGGGATGTCTTAGCAAGGCTATCGGGTGGTGATGAG TCAAATCTGCTTAAGATCTACACATTGTATGTGAAAATGTTTCGAGACGGTTTATCTATGTTGGCCAACCATCTTGGAACATCCCAAAACTTTTATCAGTTTATTGAG AAACAACTTGACGAGAACGGGAAAGGGAAAATCGATCCCATCACCTATCTCATGGCCCCGCTACAGAGAATCTCCTACTATGTCCATTCTATGAAG cGGCTCCTGAAGTACACGGCAAAGAACCATCCCGATCATTTCCATGTTGAGTCGTGTCTGAAGCAGTTGAACGGCTTTGTAAATGAGATCAATCGATTGACTTCCCAAAATTTACCATCACCCACGACTAGAGAACCACAGCGAGAGAG GAGAAACAGCAAAGCATCCTTTTCGAGTATGAGCAGCATGGAGACCAATCTTCGTGACAGTGGTGTCCATTCGATGGAAGGCGAAAAAGGTATGGCGAACATCTCACCCACTGAGATCAAAGATATATGGGCCACTCGGCAATCATCGTCTAAGATGAGACCGAAAGGAAGGAGGAAATCAGTGACTAGCGAGGCAATAAACCTTGCAGAACACAATGACCGAGGTGGTCCTGTGACTATGAGCTTTCCTCCAAGTCATGCTAATCGTGAATCATCTTCGTACAATGGTGTACATTTGAGCGGGAATGCGCATTTGGTGACGCAGTATCCCGAGAACTCTGTCGTCCCGGTGCCGGGAATGCTCGGGAAAGGAATAAATGCTTCAAATTTTCAAGGCCACGACAATCGTCAACCTGGTGATGTGATTGACACGACGCGAAAACGACGGAAAGACCGGGCAAGAAGAATGAGTCTTTCTCGGATGCAATCGTTTGGGGTTTACGGAGAGGAGGAAGATACTGACTTAGAGCATATGGGTTATGTCCCTTCGACTCCGGCCAATGCAATGCCAAGGACATTAAAACAGAATGGAAATTCAAGGATGAGGCAGCACAGAAAGAGCATAGATGGTATGGTTGTTGGCCTTGGACACCATCGTATCAGTGACTCCTTATTGGCTGCACATCATGCGCTTCTTGAAGGACACTCAAACTTGAAACGAATGCAATATAGAAGTAGTGATAATGTTCCATCTGTAGCGATGGAAAGTGATCCACATTTCATCAGTTTGGCGGATTTGAGGAGACATCAGTTTTCTGAGAGAATGGACGAACCAAGGCCCTTGCCACAGCATTTACGAACAGGAACTCAGAACCGACTGTACGCTCGGCGGAAAAGTATTGACGTCGGCGCGCTACAAGCGCACATCATCAGGGAAGAGCAACTCTCGGAACTGCAACGACCGCGATCAAGGAAAACTTCACACAGTCCGCGATCACACTCCCCCAAAGCACCTTCGCCAACAAGAAGAACTGCTGTTCCAAGTAGATCACATCATAGAGGGGAGACGCAAGAGAAGAACCCGAATGGTCTCTCCGAGAGAGAGGCAGATGCAATTACGCAACAGGTGTTTGTGAGGACATGTAACGTTCCAGAGGAGGATTCCAAAGATCCGAGACAGAAGAAACAGGGCCACTTCAAACTGAAAAACATCTTCAAAAGAAG GGGACCAGGAAGCCGTGTGATGGAACTCAccgacaacaacaacaaacccTCATCTAATAACAACTACCTCAATCCAGAGCCAGAAGAGAGAAGAAGAACTCCTAGTCCTAGACCTTCCAACAGGACCAAGAATACACCTCAGTATTCTAAACCTATTGACTTGGAATCTTATGTTGACGAAGATGGCGAACCTTGCAGCGCCGTCTGA
- the LOC129264824 gene encoding uncharacterized protein LOC129264824 isoform X1, with the protein MPSAITDWLDDQDDVSVYDVEIDKSYSSSKSSDKMSTSRMEGLRVPSPAFVRGIPSDDMASSMREGMRTPSPAFVRADAESHVNLEEQIIELHCLVQEMKEGFVLAMQELSRIQNGDRLLQETLEMHKSDSDARVEQLTKMVETLQSDLGKAVDDVSKNSETTADLKRQMDELREQQNDIKNKMAEKTDRANVPNSQSQSRSNRSSQSDESGFHRDVFDDPNDSVPPMLQPFIDSLPEAGEKTVDPEHSDSDDSTIQAADQMMKLSRKFAQEYHRHRARLASPSTDNLLFNRNLGQNEQNSERTIRSSDSDKSKRRRVVDSLVSSERIYVSNLRFIQECIIQPLVIESIVPLNDINVMFPPCFGELYHEHSAFLDALETRLSDWKWKGIVGDVLARLSGGDESNLLKIYTLYVKMFRDGLSMLANHLGTSQNFYQFIEKQLDENGKGKIDPITYLMAPLQRISYYVHSMKRLLKYTAKNHPDHFHVESCLKQLNGFVNEINRLTSQNLPSPTTREPQRERRNSKASFSSMSSMETNLRDSGVHSMEGEKGMANISPTEIKDIWATRQSSSKMRPKGRRKSVTSEAINLAEHNDRGGPVTMSFPPSHANRESSSYNGVHLSGNAHLVTQYPENSVVPVPGMLGKGINASNFQGHDNRQPGDVIDTTRKRRKDRARRMSLSRMQSFGVYGEEEDTDLEHMGYVPSTPANAMPRTLKQNGNSRMRQHRKSIDGMVVGLGHHRISDSLLAAHHALLEGHSNLKRMQYRSSDNVPSVAMESDPHFISLADLRRHQFSERMDEPRPLPQHLRTGTQNRLYARRKSIDVGALQAHIIREEQLSELQRPRSRKTSHSPRSHSPKAPSPTRRTAVPSRSHHRGETQEKNPNGLSEREADAITQQVFVRTCNVPEEDSKDPRQKKQGHFKLKNIFKRRGPGSRVMELTDNNNKPSSNNNYLNPEPEERRRTPSPRPSNRTKNTPQYSKPIDLESYVDEDGEPCSAV; encoded by the exons CTTCACTGTCTGGTCCAAGAGATGAAAGAAGGCTTCGTATTGGCAATGCAAGAGCTCTCGAGGATTCAAAATGGCGATCGGTTACTTCAAGAAACATTGGAGATGCACAAGTCGGACAGCGATGCTAGGGTTGAACAACTCACCAAAATGGTAGAAACACTGCag aGTGACTTAGGGAAAGCGGTTGATGACGTCAGCAAGAACAGCGAGACGACGGCGGATCTAAAAAGACAGATGGACGAGCTTCGAGAACAGCAAAATGACATCAAAAATAAGATGGCGGAGAAGACGGATCGAGCAAATGTTCC AAATTCTCAATCTCAATCCCGCTCAAATCGATCGTCTCAATCCGATGAGAGTGGTTTTCATCGAGACGTATTTGACGACCCTAATGACTCTGTTCCTCCTATGCTACAACCGTTCATCGATTCACTCCCAGAGGCTGGTGAAAAGACAG TTGATCCGGAACATTCGGATTCCGATGACTCAACGATCCAAGCAGCGGATCAGATGATGAAACTAAGCCGAAAATTTGCCCAGGAATACCATCGTCATAGAGCTAGACTAGCAAGCCCATCCACTGACAACTTATTATTCAACCGAAAC TTAGGGCAGAATGAACAGAACTCGGAGAGAACCATAAGGAGTAGCGACAGCGATAAAA GTAAACGTCGTCGTGTAGTAGACTCGTTGGTTTCTTCAGAGCGGATTTATGTTTCTAATCTTCGATTCATTCAGGAATGCATCATCCAACCTCTTGTTATCGAATCTATTGTTCCTCTCAACGATATCAA cgtGATGTTCCCGCCATGTTTTGGAGAGTTATATCATGAGCATTCGGCCTTTCTTGATGCTTTAGAAACGAGACTGAGTGATTGGAAGTGGAAAGGCATTGTGGGGGATGTCTTAGCAAGGCTATCGGGTGGTGATGAG TCAAATCTGCTTAAGATCTACACATTGTATGTGAAAATGTTTCGAGACGGTTTATCTATGTTGGCCAACCATCTTGGAACATCCCAAAACTTTTATCAGTTTATTGAG AAACAACTTGACGAGAACGGGAAAGGGAAAATCGATCCCATCACCTATCTCATGGCCCCGCTACAGAGAATCTCCTACTATGTCCATTCTATGAAG cGGCTCCTGAAGTACACGGCAAAGAACCATCCCGATCATTTCCATGTTGAGTCGTGTCTGAAGCAGTTGAACGGCTTTGTAAATGAGATCAATCGATTGACTTCCCAAAATTTACCATCACCCACGACTAGAGAACCACAGCGAGAGAG GAGAAACAGCAAAGCATCCTTTTCGAGTATGAGCAGCATGGAGACCAATCTTCGTGACAGTGGTGTCCATTCGATGGAAGGCGAAAAAGGTATGGCGAACATCTCACCCACTGAGATCAAAGATATATGGGCCACTCGGCAATCATCGTCTAAGATGAGACCGAAAGGAAGGAGGAAATCAGTGACTAGCGAGGCAATAAACCTTGCAGAACACAATGACCGAGGTGGTCCTGTGACTATGAGCTTTCCTCCAAGTCATGCTAATCGTGAATCATCTTCGTACAATGGTGTACATTTGAGCGGGAATGCGCATTTGGTGACGCAGTATCCCGAGAACTCTGTCGTCCCGGTGCCGGGAATGCTCGGGAAAGGAATAAATGCTTCAAATTTTCAAGGCCACGACAATCGTCAACCTGGTGATGTGATTGACACGACGCGAAAACGACGGAAAGACCGGGCAAGAAGAATGAGTCTTTCTCGGATGCAATCGTTTGGGGTTTACGGAGAGGAGGAAGATACTGACTTAGAGCATATGGGTTATGTCCCTTCGACTCCGGCCAATGCAATGCCAAGGACATTAAAACAGAATGGAAATTCAAGGATGAGGCAGCACAGAAAGAGCATAGATGGTATGGTTGTTGGCCTTGGACACCATCGTATCAGTGACTCCTTATTGGCTGCACATCATGCGCTTCTTGAAGGACACTCAAACTTGAAACGAATGCAATATAGAAGTAGTGATAATGTTCCATCTGTAGCGATGGAAAGTGATCCACATTTCATCAGTTTGGCGGATTTGAGGAGACATCAGTTTTCTGAGAGAATGGACGAACCAAGGCCCTTGCCACAGCATTTACGAACAGGAACTCAGAACCGACTGTACGCTCGGCGGAAAAGTATTGACGTCGGCGCGCTACAAGCGCACATCATCAGGGAAGAGCAACTCTCGGAACTGCAACGACCGCGATCAAGGAAAACTTCACACAGTCCGCGATCACACTCCCCCAAAGCACCTTCGCCAACAAGAAGAACTGCTGTTCCAAGTAGATCACATCATAGAGGGGAGACGCAAGAGAAGAACCCGAATGGTCTCTCCGAGAGAGAGGCAGATGCAATTACGCAACAGGTGTTTGTGAGGACATGTAACGTTCCAGAGGAGGATTCCAAAGATCCGAGACAGAAGAAACAGGGCCACTTCAAACTGAAAAACATCTTCAAAAGAAG GGGACCAGGAAGCCGTGTGATGGAACTCAccgacaacaacaacaaacccTCATCTAATAACAACTACCTCAATCCAGAGCCAGAAGAGAGAAGAAGAACTCCTAGTCCTAGACCTTCCAACAGGACCAAGAATACACCTCAGTATTCTAAACCTATTGACTTGGAATCTTATGTTGACGAAGATGGCGAACCTTGCAGCGCCGTCTGA